The Spirosoma sp. SC4-14 DNA window AAAAATTATTATTGTCTATTATTTAGACAATAAATTTTATCCAACTCCATATCTTCGCAGTACTATGGTTGGGTATTCGGTTTGTGGTTGGCTGACGCACGAATTGCTGACGCGTCAGCCAACCATAAACCGAATACCGTAAACCCATTACCTTTGCCTGACCTAATAACCAGTACGCTATGCATGCACCCAGCGAACAGGGCTACATACAACAACTTTCCATCGATTGTGTCATTTTTGGCTATCGACACAAACAACTCCATGTTTTAGTACCCAAACTGAATTTCAGGGGCAATTTCTGGGCGTTGCCAAGCGGATTTATCTATCAGCATGAAGGGATCGATCAGGCGGCCCGCCGGATTCTGGAAGAGCGAACTGGCATTAAAGATATCTACCTGGAGCAGTTCAGAGTGTTTGGTGATGCTCCGCGAACCAACCGCGCTTTTCTGGAACGATTGATTCAGCTAAATGAGGACAAACTTGGTAAACCTGGTGATCAGCAATTCAATCGAAAAGAATTTGATTGGTTTACCCAGCGGTTTGTATCCATCGGCTATTATGCGCTGGTCGACATTAATACAGTGATTCCCCGAAAAATTGATCTTGACGAATCCATTGACTGGTATCCAGTTAAGGAATTGCCAACGATGATCATGGACCATAACGAAATGGTGGCACAAGCGCTGGAAACGCTTCGGCTTAATCTCGATCAGAAACTGATTGCCTTTAATTTGCTGCCCGAAACCTTTACAATGAAAGAGGTTCAGGAACTCTACGAAGCCATTTATGATAAACCCTTTGCCCGCAATAATTTTCAGAAGAAGATACTGGATATGAATGTATTGGAACGCCTGGA harbors:
- a CDS encoding NUDIX domain-containing protein, which encodes MHAPSEQGYIQQLSIDCVIFGYRHKQLHVLVPKLNFRGNFWALPSGFIYQHEGIDQAARRILEERTGIKDIYLEQFRVFGDAPRTNRAFLERLIQLNEDKLGKPGDQQFNRKEFDWFTQRFVSIGYYALVDINTVIPRKIDLDESIDWYPVKELPTMIMDHNEMVAQALETLRLNLDQKLIAFNLLPETFTMKEVQELYEAIYDKPFARNNFQKKILDMNVLERLEKKFTGAANKAPYLYRFRKQTAQ